The genome window gggcctttttcgtgcgaacccaacactgctaCGGttcgccacgaatcgtgtcattacattaacttttttttaactctaaacttttgacttttttaacTTCCTTAATCTAATGGTTGTTATCAAAagttaactttttaacttttgatttGAACCGTTGAGAAGATATTGCATGATGCAATTGCCCTAATTATTGCACCAGATCTCAATCTAGGCTAGTATCCACTCAATTAGTCTACAAAGAATCGAAACTACACGTTCACATAAGAGCACTCTGaaccttttctttctcattgtaaattaaaataattaccGCTTCAACTGGTGTACCACTTTATAAatctatccaaaaaagaaaaaaaaaccaaaaaaaaaaaacttaattctgATACAAGTACAACAGATTACATCAGTGACAATAAGATTACTTGGTCATCAAAACTTAAATGTAAAGATCTTGATACTTTTCTTGCTTTGGACTACAATAGTCGTGACATATTGATTAGTAGGTTATGAAACTGATGGAACCTTGTGTTGAGCTGAAGAGTAACTTGCCAATGGAATTCAAGCCGAATCGAATATGAGAAAACCATTTATGCACAAGCACACTTCCTACATGCACTGCTTTATATATAACTCACTCAACTTCTTTGACAATTCTTCTTTTACGTAATGGTTTCATTGAAATGCTTCCAGGGGCGCTGTGAGctttccttctctcttctttcttccttgcAGCTTCAGTCATGGTGCGCCTGAGAGCAGCAGCCTTATATATTGGTAATGGCAGGTGCCTATGCCTGCATAATCATCATCCAACATTGTAAGCTTGCCTGTGATAATTTCTTTCAAGAGTATTCATCTGTCATCACCTCAGAGCATTGTACTAGCAGTCACACCTAGGGTCTAAAACATTTCTAGAATTCAACACATTGCAATCATGGGACCTCCACCAAACAAAAAGGTCCCCATGTGTGCCTAAAATTTTGCAAAGCTTCTTTGTATTACATGGATTAGCAAAAGGCATAGTTGCATATTTAAAACCAAAATGGATAAGTGAGCTACCAGgatgtaaaaggaaaaagggggagagagagagctatCAAAAAAGCATTGGTATGTATATATCCATATCCATTTTGTGGTTTCAAATAAACAAGCTAGAGCACCTTGTAAAGCACTGGTAGGACAGGGCTTACCTCCAGTGCTCCTGTGCACTGGAGGAGACACGGGTGCACCACATGTCTAAAGTGGCCACGCGTTGTCCCAGTGTCCCATCCAGTGCACAGGAGCAGTGGACTGAAACTTGACTCGTACTGGTATGTATAAACTTTTATGCAGATCAAAAATTATGTACCTAAGCCAAACGTGTAAAtgcaaaacttgattttatcGTGGAACCTACATGGCAATGCTCCATATTGGCAAGCATGCCAAAGTGTATAAAATTAGATAAGTGGGCTAATAGCAAACAAGTAGAGTAGGCTTCTGAAGGGATGCCTCCAAAAACCTACAACTGATAATATGCTAAAGCTAAATGCATTAGGAGCACTCATCAATGCTTCATGAATGCTTTCATGCAAACTCATCTTAAGGTCCTAGCATTTACTGGGAGCAAATGTTCTAAATGCCATCTCTACCCTTCGAAGAACTCAGGCTTACTTAAGAGCCAAAGTGTGTGTATCCCTACATACCTCAAAATACGCTTGACCTCAGGGAGGTGTTTGTAACGATTCTTGAGAGCCTCATCATACTCGtgccttttcttttcccttggGAGAAGCTGCAGCATAAAGAGATGCTCACTACCATAATATACAATGATTCAAACAACAGAAATTAGCTGACAAGGCAATGGATGTCTAAAAGATAAGAAGCTGAACAAAGTTTGGCAACAAACTTGGTTAGAGACTTAGACTACAACCAACAATAGGAAGATGACAGGGACACGTGCATTGTATACAATCATTTTAACTGTATTGCACATGACAGAGACACAAGCCATCTTCCTATAGTTGGTTGTAGCCTAGGGCTCTaaccaagtttgtagccaaactttgtcctaagAAACTAGGCCTTAACATAAAGCTTCTATCTGTGATGTTATGAAAAAGTTTATGATGTCAATATTGTTTTAAAACAGGACTGCAAATATTGTTCAGAGGATGTACTATAATCATCCTGTGTATTAATTAATTTctgtataaataaaattttcatttcttagTTCTACAAGAAATGCAATATATGcagaaagaaatttctttcttacTACTCCCAGTTGCTCTGATGCCATAGCTTTCCAAAGCCTAAGGTTGTAGTCATCACTCCCGGAAATAACATAACTTGCATCACAGCTGAACTTAACACAGAATACCCTGTGCAGACAAGAAATTTTTAGtcagaaaacaaaaatctatacACTCAAAAGTGTGTTTCTTCAGCCTTCAAGTAGATATTCTTAAAAGCTAGAGTTTAGCCCACAAGGGCCTCCTCAGAAGTAACAGAAATTCAATAAACCCATCTATTATGACTAGTGTAACCTTTGCATTCTACTTGTGTGATAGATTTCGCGGCTGTGACCACCATTATACCGGAATATTCTCACCTGCATAGTAACCGAGTTTAATTAAGTACTACAACTGTCTCCTTCCATTCAGTATGGAACATAATCATATGACACAGATCAAGGCAGAACTCACGGTTCTATCATAAGATCCAGTAACAAATTCACGACCAGTTGGTGAGTAATCAATATCCATCCTGGGTAAATTAAATTGAGGCATTAAATTAGATCTTATCCAAAATGACTATCaacaaaggataaaaaaaaatataggcaTGAAGAACATAATGAATTTAAAAGTACACATAAACCATCGTACACGGCTGCAGCATGATCTGTGTGTACCATTGTAGCCTCATTAAGTTTTCTCAAATCATAGCTATAGCAGTTGCCATCCTCATTAGCCTGCATCATTATGGAATGTGAATAGTAAGTGGGAAAAGAAGATGCTCTAAATGAAGTACACAAAGTTCACATATCCTATAATGGTACATGACCTGAAAAGTTGCAgacattatcaatttaatttgtaatacGCAAACCTCAGAAGGTCTGACTTCTTATTACATGCTTTAACAAGGGGTAAAACCCATATCACTATGATGACCAACAACAAGAGTTACCCTTTCTCTAGTTCAGATCACTAGAAGGGAGGTGATGCATAAGATTTATTGACCAGTAATTATCACAGGTTTGGGAGGGGGATAGGTAAATTAATGGACTGGTAACCATCACAAGTTGGCTATAGAATACTCATGCCCTACTCTGACTATAGAATCCACTATTAGACTGAAATTGGACTGCACTCTCAAACATCCAAGATACAACACTGTCACTGAAAGATAATTTGAAACCACACCCTTGTACAGAAATATGGCAGTACTTACAGCTGTGAAGTTCATTGGCTCCATTGGGTTCCAAGCAATAGAATTAGTCTTTGtctgtaaccaaaaaaaaaaaaaaaaaatacaggtCAGATTGGCTGGCTGTCAGAtaacaacttttatttatttatttttatggaaataaCATTCAGAACTTCTCAAGTGATGAATTGAATATCACTTAAAAGCCATATAAAAGATTGGGCAGCTAATAGATAATAATTacctagaaaaaataaaataaaaagaaaaaaagaaaagaaaaggaggagaaaTTTTCCTGCTGGAGCCTGCAGTGAATCTCACCATCTTTTAAAAACTTGACTTTTACCCCTCAAGTTTAATATcattttaccaaaataacctCAGTTTTACCTCTTACatgttaaaaaacaaaaggtcCAAAGTCCAACCTTTGATGGATCAAtatctaaaaaattttcatattcaaaCCTTGATAAACTACTTTCAACCAATGATGAACTTAGACATGAAGTCTGAATTTGAAGAGTTCCATCAAGTGATAACAGGAACCCCCACTATCCTTttaattaaagagagaaagaggggggggggggggtggtttgTGGTTTGGGGAAGGTAAAGAGAAGAAGTGATAAATTCTGTTCCAAATGAGCAAGGTTGGCATCCCAAGTCCAAACTACATGTTAAGAGGCAAGCAGCAGAACAATACAAAGGcagttgtaattttttttaatctctggTTTGCCAAGgatattttattgatataagGAGAAATATACAAAGTAAGTTGACGTAGGTGGAAGCTTGAATGGGCTCTGATACTAATTTTGACATTGGGTCTTTAAGAATTCAACACTAAATTGGATTTCTTGATGAGATCTTGAAGGATTCTTGAACAAGGATTGATGTTTAAGGGTTAGGTTAAGGAAAGATTGTATCCTGAATATGTTGATGGGTGTTTGGTGTTTAAAATAGGGAATATAATAGAATATATGATAGCTAACAGTAGTCAATCACACGTGGGTGTTTTACCAAGCAATCACACAAAGGTAGGAGAAAAAAATCACACCCTCAAAGCTTAAAATAAGCtgctgaattttttattaaaatcaattcACTATCAATTTCATAGactaaaaaaaaagcctttaTAGGGGCTATTGTTAAATCCTTTCCTAGAAGGATTGCGACTTTAAATAACCTATTGCTAGAATGACTAGGATTacaaataacaaacaaaaataacttaagAACTTCTAAACCAAATAGGAAAAGGActctaaacataaaataatgcACAAAGTTTAACTCCAAACCAGTTTGAAAGAATCTCCTCCAACACAATACGTGTTGACTTATAAGACTATCCATGTAAATTTTGAGTCATgtgactaaaactacacatggATGGTCTCTTCAATTGCCAGTGTGTGGGTTGGAGGAAGATACCTCCAAAATTTTTCCTAAAGTAACACTCATGGACATCTAAGGCAACCCATTACAGCTCATTCCAGAAAATCTGGACATCACCAAACTACCccctattttattaaaactagTCCAGAAAATTTCTAACCTAAAAAACTTGGTACTAAGACTCAACAGTAATTAAAGAAACCTATGAACCATTATTCGACCTTGTTTTGCTTTATTCTCTTTATTATCCGCATCATAAATGTATTAAGCTActttacaatataaaaattcaaaggaTCTAAAAATCCCTCTGCAATCATTCAGAGATCATGTGTGGTGCCCTTTATGATGATTACAATAAAACCCAAGTGAACAATCAAGAAGcaagaaaaagtgaaatttggtAAGACCTCAtatttagaaacattttttaaaacttaacagCTATGAATAAGTCATTAAATTAGTTAATTCACGACATTATAAAAGTTTATGGAATAAcattaaagcaataaaaagtcTAAGAACTATATTACATGATAACTCATGAGGATGTGCAAACAATACCTGCATGATCAGTTTCTTTATTGGGATAGTCGTCTTTACGTCGTATAATGTTATGCTGCGGTCACTGTACCAAAAAAGAGTATGCAAACAATTACTGGAAAGTAATATATGAATTATAAAGAACATCAAACACCAAAAAGCATACACAAATCATAATGTTTTAAGCTTCCACCACTAAATACGAAGTGAAGCTGATTACAAAACCAATTTCTTTATGAACAAATAAAAGGTGATCATTGCATAGATAGAGAAACAATATCCTCTTTGAAAGCCCAAAGTCCAAGAATAAGCGTCCATGTctattttatttggttattcTATAGTCAAAGGTATTTTAGTAATTCTGCAATTGTTGGTTATGGGTCCTAGGTTTAATTTATAGGTCTTGACATGTGGgctttggttttatttatttatttattttgatatgtaagctttggtttgatttttattagggttttgtTTACTAAAAAGTAGGACTCTTAATTAGGGCTGTCCAATCCGAACCAGGACCTGACAAACCTGATGAATTCGACTGCACCCAAACTGGAAACTGACAGATCAGATTAAATGTGGCGGTTGATAGCGGTTTTCCTCCTTCAAAATCTGATGGTGGCTGGTTTCCTCCTCAAAATCTGACGAGCCTGATCTGACCGACAAATCCCTTCTACCTTCACTGATCTCCGTTGTTCTTCAATGTGTTCCGCTAATATTTGTGGATTTATTGAGATTTCGGAGATATCTCGACCAAATCTGGTGAGATCCAGCAAGTCTTCAACAGACATAATAGCTCCAACATGACAACCCAATCTCGACCAGAACCGTTGGCTTTGGCCCATCCGATTGCTAAAATATCGAAGCCATGGCAGTTGGAAACCCTTGTACCCACGGTTGGCAGTAGGCAACGCAATTCAACATCCCAAGTTTTCAGGTTGAGTGGTGGGTGCACCCCAAACCCAATTTGACTCAACCCATGGACCCCCTAGTCTTAATTGTATTGAGAGAGGTTAAGATTTAGGTTCAATatatttacttatcaaaaataaaaaaagatttaggGTCTATATAAGTGAATGGTTGTACTCAAACCAGGAGGAGTTAATCAATAAAAAACTGATTGTTTTTGAATAGTGAGGCGCGCTGGCCTTattgttctttcttcttctttttttctccattttccttctctttgaTATTGTGTCACTATtcacagatttttttttgataaggtgTCACTATTCACAGATACTGTTCACACTAGTGTTCATGTGCACCATCCATGCGGCACTGCTCACAATCTGTGAATGTTCACAAACTATTCACAGATTGTGGAGAAATTCAATTTACGTTTCTTCTTACCTCTTTTCAACCATATatcaattctttttctcttcctcacaaaacttttcttttaaaaagttataagCCTTAAATCCATAGATCCTCCTAAACTTTAACACACCACAAGCACACATAGACAAATTCTCCAATTTCTCCTACATAAATATCAGAGCTGAAATCCTACCACAAGTTCTTTGCTGATTTCTTTCACAGAACtgctcaaaaaaatttcttatccAAGATAATGAGAACTAAAGCGGAATTAGATTCCAAGTTAAGTCTTTTTCTCAAGActacaaaggaaaaaagaagactTTGAATAAGTTAAAAGAGAAGGTGAAGTGAAGCTTTAAACATTATCTGCTATTAAAAAATCTTTGGATAGGTTGTCAGCCAATGTTCATGGAAAAATTTCTGCTGAAACAACCATTGATCAAGACTCCAAATCCTTAAACCAGGTCCACGTTCAGCCCTTATGTTTCCCTCAAGCTCAATATCATTATTTTCCATAAGTTCCTAGGGGCTGAAAATTAGCCAAGCACCCCCACATCAAACATAATCCAATATTGGATTCACACACAAGGGTGTTAGCTTTATCGAATGAGATCAACCTTAACATCCAACATTAGTCCAATCTCAAGGAAATCCTAGATTGGTTGATGTAGATGGAGGCGTTGAACTTGAAGTTACTAATTTTTACAAGAAGAGTAATCCAGAGGGGTTCTTTGATGGGTTGCATATTTTGGAAAGCTATTTTAGATAGTATAAGGAAACAGAAAAAACTCCTTTTCACGAAGCATAAACTCAAAGTTTGGCTAGAATTTGGGAGGAAATGTATCAAAAAACTCATTATGTAGCCGTAAGATCTTTGAAGGGACATATGGATTGCTATGAAAAATTGCTTTGTACCACCAATTACAAGCAACAAGCTCACCTACTATTCACAAATAGTTGGTGCAAGGGAGTTATTCTATTGAAGAGTACACCAACAAGTTTTAGGGCTTGGCTATGAGATTGAATTTCCCAGGAATGaagatgtaataatttctatGCATTGCTGAAGATTGAACCGTAACATTTCTTCAGGTCTGTCTGCAAGTAGACTTTATACCATGGCAATGCAATTCAAGTTGCATACCAAGTGGAAGAAGATTAGAAGAGTCTAAGCAAAAAGCCTTAATGAGAGCTCCGGTAGGAAACAATATTAGAAGTGAGAGAACAATTGTAGATGCAAATTGGGAGAAGTATGTTGATAAGTCTCAAGGTAGTTCTAATACTCCAAACAAGAGTGTTCATTCCAATACTTCTTCATAACAAGAAAGTACTTTTAGAATAAATTGCCATACTTGTCACGGTTTTGTGACTTTTGTCCATGTATGTTTTTGATGTCCTTTAAAATCACTTATTATGCTTGAAAGGGATAGTCCTAAAATAAGTCAAAGGCAACCAAGGGATCTAAACAACCTGAACTTGAAGAGAGATTGTGAACCCTTCAATGCTAACTTGAAAGTGAGCTTTGACAACCTAAAGCTAGATGATAATTTCTCCACTCTTCACAGCAACTAAACAAGATGAGTTCAGGTCTGTTCAAAGGTTATCCAGTCAATTAGAAGTGTTTAGAAGTCCAAGTTGGGTCATGGCTAGGTTGAGACTCGTTGGGTTCAAACATACAAACAAACATAGTTGCAAGaagtttttctttctaaagaagcACCTCATGCCAAATGCAACCATGTaacaacttaattttttatatgttttatataaatgaaattatattGGATGCCAGGTTGGCTTACCTACCTAAAGGCGAGAACAGTAACATCCTAGTCAGGTTTGCCAAATACAAAAACGAGAAATAAAGCAAAAGACTAAAAGCCCAAACTAAACCCAAGTTGATCATGTTGGCTTGATTCTTTGATTACCCAAGCCTAAGTTGCATCCCTACTCCTTACCTTCAAAAAATCCCTAGCCTTTACAAGTTACATACTCTCTACAAGGTCATAAAACATGGAATAAAAGACCCTCAGGAACATtagaaaaatttatgaaaaaaaaaattcctatgtCATATCTACGGCTTTTAAAAAGGTTAAActtttttaaccattatttgTTTCATATATTACCATTAGTTGAAGAACAGAAACACCTAGTACTATTCTAAGAGACTTTATCACGTTAGTTTCTATCTGAAGATTCTAATAAAAACATCTTCAATCCCCTAGGAATAAAAGGAAGGAGTCAAATTTGGAGGTGAAAAAAACAGATCTATGGTGTTTTTTTGGTAGTTCACTGTTCACAAAATATATTCTATGCAATAAATATTAAGATCTTTATCTTACATACATATCATCAAGCACAAATTGTTAATCTTGTAGTAAGCATGCATACCTCGCTGACGTTGCCAATAGGTCTGGATGTCCAGGATTGAATCTAACTGATAGTACAGTGTCCGTTCCCCATTGAAAGCTCCGTACAGGGGCATTGCTAATTTCATGAACAAACATTATCAAAACATAATTGGAATAAATTGCACactagataaaaaaaaattacaaacatgtTGAGAAGTCAACCTAGTGTGATTCCAAATATCTACTTGAGCACCAACTGTGGCAAATTGATCACCCTTCCACTGGTGATCAACACCCCTGAAAATTACATAGTAGGCCTCaggagaaaataataataataaatctgaAAAATTATCacattataattatttgaaaatgaaaattcatgGCATATCCTTGATAAGTCACCATGGAAATCTTACCAATATGCATTCTTCGAAATATGAAAATCTTCTGGCtgaaagagggggggggggggaacccATTCATAATTTGTTCAGGATGGTAGGAATAGAACAGAAAActcacaaaatttaaaaaaaattagtgtaaATCTAGAAACCACCTTGACAGAATCTTCAGATGAGTCCTCTACAGGAACAGTCCATCGCCTGATTCTGAATAACAATGCCCAATTTCACTAAGTGAGATTATATGTATTCATCAACTAATgctctattttcaaaaactgaaaTTACATCCAGCTAATTGCAGCTTACATGCAATCCGCTCCACATGATACAAGTCGACTTCCATCTGTAGTTGCTGTCAGACCTCGTACAGCACCTCGGTGACCAGGAAACTTCCTAACTGTTCGCCTTtgcattcaaatttcaaagttttgTCACAATTGCATGGATTGATGCATCAATAAATCAACATAAacatatgaaaactgaaaacatctactaaaaaagaaataaaatagtgCAACATACATGtgtagaaaaagaagaaatggcTTGATATGGGGGTTCTAATTCTTCAGGATTAGATGCATATGTGGCCCAACTGGCCGAGCCTGGCCAAACCATACCAAATTTATTACTGTGTATTAAAATACAGAGTATCATTCTATATTCTAACATATGGGGTTCAACTGATAGCCTAGCAGTAATGGTATTATTTGTGGTGCCTAAGTCTGTGTTTCAAACCCCACCTCCCCCTCTCCCACCAtctatctattaaaaaaaattaaacatctaTTGCATGCATGTTATATGCATTTAAAATAACAAGAACAAGAGTTGAGTTTCTCAAATTTCTTAAGAAGGGTACTAAGGGACCAAAATAAGGAGACTGTACCAGAATACATATGGCAAACtcgcccaaaaaaattaaatacataagCTAATTCATGCATGCAAGCATACAAATGTGCGTGTTTTAAATCTTTAGTAATCtataaagtttagaaaattccaGCTCAATGCTTTGCGAGATACCTGGAAGTAATATCCCATAGACGAATATctacaaaacaatcacaaaaacAAAGTTAGAAAGTTTATACAAAGCTAGAGCACTACATTTTACGGGCAAAAGTTCAATATACACAGCGTAGATAACAGCGTCAAAATAATATGAACCAAAATTCATGCCAAGAAACAGAACTCTCtatggatttttgttttaaacCCCATGACTAGAACACACCAATTTAAGAACCGCAGTGCAAAATTAACTAAACAGAATGCTACCTTTGCTGAATTTTTCAAAGAGagaattattttatatgttgcCAATGTTGGGAATTATAGCATgaaccaaacccacaaaaaaaaaatatatatatatatatatatatataaatttagcatataaaaattaaaattcacaaaaatgTTCAAGAATCAGTACCTCCATCCTCTGAACCAACAAAAATTCCTTTCAAGTGATTAGGGTTCTTTGCCATACACGAAATCGCTTCGTTATGCTCCATTGCTCCAACAAATGGCCTACCAAAAATCTAAACcccaaaaataaacaatattttagtcaatttatCTTCAAAAACCGAAACAATTTGAAGGGGAATTTGAAATCACCTTTTCTAATTTGGCGGCGTTAAGAGCTCGCACATACTCAACCGCCTTTTCTTGAGGCCGAAGGTTCGGGTCATAGTTCCGGAACACTCTCTAAATCATATTGAATcatacaaacaaataaataaataaactttaagagaaagagagaatgaaaattttagagagagagagagagagagagctggtGGTGTTACTTGGAGATCGTTGCTTCGTTCTCGAGTAAATTCATCTGTGGAGCGTGATATTGTTTTGACCTTCATATCGTGAATCAGAGGcacgtagagagagagagagagagagaatgaatcAGTCTGCTGAGGCAAAACCCTGAAAGAGAGAGACTGTTGTTTTGTTAACAGGGAAGAGATGGACCTAAAACCCTACATATTGGGCCGGATTTATTTAGATTGAAGGCAGAAAAACCCAACTCTATCTCTTATTTGGGCTTCGCAGCCTAAATAATGTTTGGGTGGGGTCTTATATTAATGGAATTTGCTAAtatatgccctaagggcatatAATAACTaaccattttttgaaaaaaaaatttcgagaattgaaaaagtattaacagttttttcaattttcaaaaaaaaaattttaaaaatagattacTTAATGTGTGCCCctgggcacacattaaccggatcTTATATTAAATTCACGACTTTATTATTTCTTAGATTATTGAAGcgtatgtttctcaaaaaaaaaaaaaaaaaaaaaaaaaaaaaagaagaagattattGAAGCATATAAATGTAGCccaatgggattttttttttttttttttttttttgaaaggagcCCAATGGGATTCAATactccttatctttttcttttttttataataaaaatactcCTTATcttaaccataaaaaataaataaataaataaaaccaaaatgcaaaactcacattttaagtttcaccatttttcatttcaatattttaattttgcattttgtcatttcagttctctaaatTTCAATCCACCTCATTTCAATCCTCCGTTAAAATTCCGTCCATTCTTGCcgttaatttaatatataatatttaatttattatttatatcttaatttaaaaaaccgttaattaaaaaaactcaagGATTAAAATAGCAAACCATGTGGTTGTCCTCCCCATCTAAAGAACAAGAATAGAAACCCACTCACCCCGGCCTAACCCATTGATAACTAAGActaagagggagaaagagagagaaagagagatcaaGAGACCAATAGGGAGAGGAGAGATAAATCAACAAAGAGAAAGATGGGGTTGTTGGGTATGAAGGTGGTGGTGTTGGAGATGGGCATGTTCTAGATCTAGACATTGCTATCAAATATGGGGTTTTGGGTGGGGTTGTTGGAGCTAGTGTAGAGAAATTGGATTCGAAGAAGATGACTAAAGAGCTGGACTTAAATGAGGTTCAATCTGTGTTCATTTTCCCAATCTCCCTTGAAGCAATGCAAGACCCTGTTGTGGACGCAAGGGGTCTTTGGAGTTGCCACCTAGTATTTGCAATGACATAAGAACCATATATATAACGTCTCTTTGAGGAAAGACcatttgatcttactaccagagatatgggttcggagtttagACACGCTCTTGGAAAGGTGTTAGACAACCAAGATTACCCAacctaaggttggcctcccatcattgtgtcttataccttaaccctattaaaaacTAACTCAACACTTATGTcctatactcacacacacacacactaacatacattaagcatacaacatgacaTCTTTCATCCCAAAACACATACATGTCCATCCATAAAGCATAAGAAACCAACCAAAATATATACAACCTTAACATTCATCTAATATGGCACCAAAGTATATTCAAGGCAGCAACATATATAATCAAATCAAGATAGAAGCATAAGCATAAGGAAAGATCCAAGTAGCATGTGATTCATCCAAGCAGCATGTGATTCATCCAAGCTTTCACATTCATCtctaacacaaaaacaagaTCATATcacaaatgcatgaacatttccaatgcatgacttaccttttaCTTACCTTGTAGCAACACAACACCTATGACATCAATGCATGGGCATGTGAATGAATGccatggtatcaaagcaagaaacaacataaaaaccctaatctaagcaTGTGATAGCAAACGAGCATGTGAAGGAGGTAAACCCGAACCTATAGAGcctaaaacatat of Quercus lobata isolate SW786 chromosome 8, ValleyOak3.0 Primary Assembly, whole genome shotgun sequence contains these proteins:
- the LOC115958243 gene encoding DDB1- and CUL4-associated factor 13, which gives rise to MKVKTISRSTDEFTRERSNDLQRVFRNYDPNLRPQEKAVEYVRALNAAKLEKIFGRPFVGAMEHNEAISCMAKNPNHLKGIFVGSEDGDIRLWDITSRRTVRKFPGHRGAVRGLTATTDGSRLVSCGADCIIRRWTVPVEDSSEDSVKPEDFHISKNAYWGVDHQWKGDQFATVGAQVDIWNHTSNAPVRSFQWGTDTVLSVRFNPGHPDLLATSASDRSITLYDVKTTIPIKKLIMQTKTNSIAWNPMEPMNFTAANEDGNCYSYDLRKLNEATMVHTDHAAAVMDIDYSPTGREFVTGSYDRTVRIFRYNGGHSREIYHTSRMQRVFCVKFSCDASYVISGSDDYNLRLWKAMASEQLGVLLPREKKRHEYDEALKNRYKHLPEVKRILRHRHLPLPIYKAAALRRTMTEAARKKEERRKAHSAPGSISMKPLRKRRIVKEVE